TCACCAATCTCGGCGAACCGCGCACGGTCCTCAACGATCTGGCCCAGGGCCATGCCCGGCGGGCCGAGGCGGCCACGTCGCGCTTCCTGATCAATTCCTCGGCCGGCCTTCTTGGGCTGTTCGATGTCGCGGGCAAGATGGGCATCGCCCATCACCGTAGCGACTTTGGCCAGACGCTGGGCCGATATGGCGCCCGCCCTGGCCCCTACCTCTATGTCCCCTTGCTGGGGCCCCTGACCGTTCGCGACGCCGTCGGCCGGCTGGTCGACGCCGCAGCGGACCCAATCACCCAGATCGGCGGCGGCGGCGGGACGACGTTCGGCGCGGTTCGCAGCAACACCAGCCGGCTGAACACCCGGGTCAAACTCGACGCAGGCCTGCGCGCGCTGGATGATGCGACCGATCCCTATGCCAGCCTGCGGTCGGCCTACCTCCAGCGCCGGGACGCGATCGTCCGTGAAGCGACGGGGGAAGCCGAAGCCCTGCCCGATTTCTGATCTCACCCCTGGGCGCCCGGTTCCGCAATGTTACCGAGGACGCAAGCGGCCCGCCGCCGGGTTTCCCCGACACCGGGCCGCAGGGCCTTCGCAACGATGGCGCAGCGCGAACCGACCTCGCGCCGCGTCGCCGTCAGAAGCGGGCGTTCAGGCTCACCTTCGCCGCCCGACCCGAAGCCGGCGAGATGTTGTTATTGCTATCGGCGTACTGGAAGTAGCGCTTGTCGAAGAGGTTCTCGACATTGAGCTGCAGGTCGTAGGTCTTGTTGATCCGGTAGTAGAGCGCGCCGTCGACGCGGGTGAAGCCGGCCAGCGAGACCGTGTTGTCGGTCGCCGCGAACCGCTTGCCCATGCTGGTCACGCCGATGGCGCCGCCGAAGGTCTTGTTCGGGTCATAGCGCAGCCACACTGCGCCCGACGACTTGGGCACGTGGTTGACGCGGTTGCCGGCCCGTACCGTCGCCGACTGGGAGTCCAGGAACTTGGCGTCGGTATAGGTGTAGGAGGCCACGATGCTGAGCTGGCGGGTGATCTCGCCCTGGGCGCTCAGCTCCACACCCTTGGACCGCTGGCGGCCGATCGGGATCGTCGGCGAGGCGGCGTTGTTGGGGTCGCTCAGCGCCAGCACGTTGTCGCGGTCCAGCTGGAAGATCGCCGCGGCGAGGTTGAAGGTCGGCAGGACGTCCCACTTCGCGCCCAGCTCGTAGTTCTCGTACCTTTCCGGAGCAAGGCTCTGGTTGGAGAGGTTGAGGGCCGAGAGCTGGTCGCCGCCGCGCGGCAGGTAGCTCTTCGAGTAGGAGGCGTAAATCGAAGTGTTGACCGCCGGCTTGAAGATCGCCCCCACCCGCGGCGACCACAGATTGTCGGTGGCGCTGAAGTTGCGCTGCGTGCCGGCGGCCAGGAACGGGTTCCGGTTGGTGACGTCGGTCTGGTAGTGCTCGTAGCGCAGGCCAGCGACCACCTGGACGTTCGGCGACAGCTCGATCTGGTCCTGCACATAGCCGGCCGCCAGCTTGGCGATGCCGAAGTTGTGGCCGCTGGTGGCGGCTTCGCGCCACTGGATGTCCGGACGACTGATCCGCGAGGCGTTGACCGGAACGAAGATCGTCTGCACACCGCTGGCGCTTGTCGCGGTCGGGAAGAAACCTTCGGTGCGCAGGTTGCTGGTGGTCTGGCGACCAAACTCAGCGCCGATCAGCAGGGTGTGCTCCACCCCGCCCGTAGAAACCTTGGCGTTGAAGTCGGTCTGGTTGATCAGGTTCCGGCGCTTGGCGCCGTTGTTGTAGGCGCTGATCGCCACGATCGAGCCCGGCGCATAGACACCGGCCGCCAGGCCCGCCGGATTGGTCTGGGCCGTGGTGTTCACCGCGCCGGGGAAGACGTTCTGGTAGAAGCGGTCATAGTAGGCGTAGCGCGTGCGGTTGCGGATCGACATGGTGTCGCTGAACCGGTGCTCGACGAAGACCGTGCCGGCGCTGGAGTCGATCCAGTTGGGGCTCTGGTCCGGATCGCCGAAGAACTGGCCGCGCGGCGTCTCCAGCGGCTTGCCCTGATAGGACGACACGCCGCGATCGCGGATGCGCTTATCGTGGAAGCGCTCGTAGCCGATCGACAGGGTGGTGTCGGGATCCAGCTTGAACGTCGCCGTCGGATTGAAGCCCCAGCGCTTGTTCCAGACGCCGTCCCGGAAGCTGCCGCTGTCCTGCCAGACGCCCGCCGCGCGCAGCGAGATCGTCTCGCTGACCGGCGCGCCCAGATCGACCTGGCCGCGGTAGTGGTCGTAGCGGCCGACCTCCAGGCGCGCGCCCAGGTGCTGCTGGCCATCGGCGACCTTGGTCACCCGGTTGATCAGGCCGCCGGTGACGCCGCGACCGAAGATCATGGCGTTGGGGCCCTTGAAGACCTCCAGGCGCTCGATGTTGTAGAGGTCGCGATAGCTTTGGGTGTCGTCGCGCACGCCATCGACGAAGAAGCTGGCGGTCGTCAGGTTGCCGCGGAAGCTCAGGGTGTCGCGGTTGTTCTCGCCCTGCGAGGAGAAGACGCCCGGCACGTAGCGGACGGCGTCGCCGATGCCGTTGGCGGCCTGGTCTTCGATCTGCTTGACCGAGACGACATTCACCGCCTGCGGCACGTCGATCAGCGCCGTCGGCGTCTTGGTGGCCGAGGTGATCGCATTGGTCTTGTAGGAGGCCTGGCCTGTGATCGTGACGCCGCTCACCTCGTTGATGGTCTGCGCCAGGACCGGCGTGGCCAGGAGCGCCGCGGCCGAGGCCAGCAGCAGGGCGCGCGAAGGCGCGCCGCGGAACGTGCGGTTGATCGACATCTAATTGAAATCCCGGACCTGAAGCTCGCCTAAGTGCGAACGATTTTCATTCGCGCCGTATAGCGCCGCCGTCCGATCGGCTCAGCCCAAAATTACAAAGCTTGGGAATTTGTATAGCGATTGAAATGTACCCGTAATGTCCGCAACACATGGCCAGATCGCCCTATTTGAGCGGCCTTGGCCCCACCATGGCCTTAAGATGCAGCAGCGGGATCTTGGGCGCCTTGGCTCGCAGGAGGCCGGGTAGCTCGCCGGGTGGAATGAGTGGCGCCGAGACAAGCTCCCACATCACCCCGCGCGGTAGCAGGAATTCCTTTTCGCCGCCGCCCGCGCCTTCCAGGGTCTCCATGTTGTAGACCGGAAATCCTGCAGGCAGGTCCAACTGCATCAACGCACCCGTCTCGCGGATAAAGGTACCTGCCCTGGCGCGTACAGGGGAGGTCGACCAGAATTCCAATGATCGAAATTGATACCCTGGCTTGACCTCCTCCAGGAACGGGCGATGTCCGACGCCTCGCCAGACTGTAAGCTCTGCGCTCAGCTTGGGGCAGCGATCGAACACCGCGTCCAGCGCTTCAGCCACCGGCCTCAGGTCGGCGTCCAGCTCGTCGGTCCAAAACCCTTGGCGAAAGCGCCCTGTTCAGGTGAAAGCAGGGCGACTGGCCAGCGCCTGTCTCCGCTGCGGACTTGTAGCTTTTCAGAGCGCACAGCTCGGCCTCCGTGAGGTCCTGCAGCGCCAACGCGGTCAGATCGTTTTCGATAGCCGTTCTCCTTCAATCTCACCCAGATCACGCGTGTCGCGGGCATTGCCTAGGACGCCGCCGCCGGCTAGGCGGCGAGCGTTCGGCGTCGCCGGGCATCCTCGCCCGGGCTAAGCGCCGCGACCATACTGTGCAGGAAGCGCTCGCCGCCCCGTTGCGCTCTCTGCCGTCAGCCGGGCGTACTCGGCGTCGAGCTTGGCGCGGACGATGTCCTTCCGATCGCCATCCTCGGTGATCACCAGGCCGATATCGGCCAGAACCAGGGCCTGAGCCTTGATTGCATCGCGCTTCTCCCAGTTCTCACCGAGCTGATGCCCGCTGCCGTGATGTTCGACCGCCAGGATCGGCATCCACTGCTCGTCACAGATCACAAAATCGGCGCGCCGATCATTATAGGTC
The DNA window shown above is from Caulobacter sp. FWC26 and carries:
- a CDS encoding TonB-dependent siderophore receptor translates to MSINRTFRGAPSRALLLASAAALLATPVLAQTINEVSGVTITGQASYKTNAITSATKTPTALIDVPQAVNVVSVKQIEDQAANGIGDAVRYVPGVFSSQGENNRDTLSFRGNLTTASFFVDGVRDDTQSYRDLYNIERLEVFKGPNAMIFGRGVTGGLINRVTKVADGQQHLGARLEVGRYDHYRGQVDLGAPVSETISLRAAGVWQDSGSFRDGVWNKRWGFNPTATFKLDPDTTLSIGYERFHDKRIRDRGVSSYQGKPLETPRGQFFGDPDQSPNWIDSSAGTVFVEHRFSDTMSIRNRTRYAYYDRFYQNVFPGAVNTTAQTNPAGLAAGVYAPGSIVAISAYNNGAKRRNLINQTDFNAKVSTGGVEHTLLIGAEFGRQTTSNLRTEGFFPTATSASGVQTIFVPVNASRISRPDIQWREAATSGHNFGIAKLAAGYVQDQIELSPNVQVVAGLRYEHYQTDVTNRNPFLAAGTQRNFSATDNLWSPRVGAIFKPAVNTSIYASYSKSYLPRGGDQLSALNLSNQSLAPERYENYELGAKWDVLPTFNLAAAIFQLDRDNVLALSDPNNAASPTIPIGRQRSKGVELSAQGEITRQLSIVASYTYTDAKFLDSQSATVRAGNRVNHVPKSSGAVWLRYDPNKTFGGAIGVTSMGKRFAATDNTVSLAGFTRVDGALYYRINKTYDLQLNVENLFDKRYFQYADSNNNISPASGRAAKVSLNARF
- a CDS encoding VacJ family lipoprotein produces the protein MRSSCSPIRTERPLPRQVIRGCRWAGLLLSCAIATSAAAQTIEPDPPVVETATVETPPKDPLQRLNRASFGLGMALDHTVVGPIAHAYVAVTPAYARARVDAVITNLGEPRTVLNDLAQGHARRAEAATSRFLINSSAGLLGLFDVAGKMGIAHHRSDFGQTLGRYGARPGPYLYVPLLGPLTVRDAVGRLVDAAADPITQIGGGGGTTFGAVRSNTSRLNTRVKLDAGLRALDDATDPYASLRSAYLQRRDAIVREATGEAEALPDF